The genomic region ATAGAAGCCGCTCTCTGGGAGCACGTCTGGCGCGGGGTAGTTGGGATCGTAGATGACCTCAGGCATGGTCGTTaagagagggagagtgaTGACAGATAATGAGATAATGAGTAGTGACAGAAGTTTGAGGAGCTTTCTTACGCCAGCGATGCGACTGCTTTGACATCGGATACGCGGATGTTGGATCCTCACCCAGAGTCAGCAGAGTGGGCACCTCCGCCTGTGGGGCTGTGGGGTAAGGGTTACCGGGTAAgccacccaccacccggTTACTTTGTCGAGTGCGGATCGCTTCGATGGGATAGAACGGCTATTTATCGGACAACCGGTCCATTCTCCCCGGTCCAAGAGTCAGCATTGGCGGTGGGCACTCCGCCTTATTTCGTCCTCCCGATCCGTCAACGGAATCAAACCAACGCGCGCAGCACGTGGACATTGGGCCCCACGCTCGGATTTCGTGTTGTTGCCAACTGCTGAACAGTTGACATCACCTACCTCGCCATGAGTGCAcccgccttcctctcctTTCCCGACTTAGGGGAGACTACGGGAGACAATAAGCTGGAGGCTGGGCTCAGCGATATTCcggccttctcgtcgtTTCCGGATATCGACTCGGCGCCCAAGCGCAGCGAACCTCATGTGGAGGATCACCCCCGAGAGGGGCCTTccaagcggcggcggagggaCGATGGTGAACGACCACATCGCGATCGCCACAATCCTGAACGCGGACACGGGCGCGTGCCAGAACGCAAGCGCTCACGGGAACGCgagtcgcgctcgtcgcgtcgcgATCGTGAGGAAGGTCGCAGCcggaggaaggaggaagcgcACAAGGAACGGTCTGACCGCCACCGCGATGACAAGGAGTACCGACGTGAGCGATCGCAGTCCCGCGATCGTGAGAAGAAGGAtcggcgagatcgagacTATCGCGATCGAGACCGGGACCGAGCCGAGAAGCGCTCTCGACACGACAAGGAGCGGGACAGCGACGAGCGGCGtctcgagaaggagcggcGTCGGGCGCGTGATCGAGAACGAGCCGAGGCACTCAAGGTCAATGACCCAGACGATGGGCGCGCGTGGTACGAGACTTCAGGGCTGGCGAATCCAGCTGCATCGGTGAGCTAAATGGAACGGGAGTAGCTCTCTGACCCCAGACCGCGTCTCTCGACTGGTTCGTTGACACCGTGGGCGATGACGACATCCTGCGGTATCGGGAAGTCGCTACGCGCAATCCTCCCAGGTACTATCGCGACTACGGTGAGCTATCAAAGGTTGTTTAACTGACCTCAGGTGGCCGTATCTTCGGCCTCTCTGGCGACGTTCGAGCGGTGAGGAGCAGAGAACACAATTCTCTGGAGGTTTCGCCGTTTGGGCGCCCATACGTGAGCTTTATTCCTTTTTGCcaagctcacaccagatcCCCCGATACTCGGCACGGGTGATCGATGGCTCACTCCACAAAGCCAGGTTGCTCATGCGGCCCAAGATTGCTTGGGAAGGAGAGTTGGATGCTGATTTCCTTCCCCTTGATACCGGGAAACGCCGAGCACTGCAGGACACAGAGGATGACCTTCCAGATTATCGGGCCATCACCAAGGAACAAAACGAGGACGATGCAGAGTACGGCGACATGGTCGCTGTCCTGGGCGATCTGCCGAAtgtggaggacgacctcaAGGCGCAGCGGGCAGAGTACGAGCGCCGTCTCAACACAAGGCctgacgacgtcgagggcTGGATCAAGTACTCGACCATGCACCTGCAGGACTTTTCGGTGGCTGTGGTCCCTGACGACCTGCGCGACCCAGCGAAAGCGCCGCAGACACTagccaacgccgaggtaACCCTCTCAGTGCTTCAGCGTGCCTTCGATGCGCATCGCGCCAACTTTGCTTCGACAGCCCTCCACATCGCATATCTCCGGGCCGCGGAGCAGCTGTGGCCAGCTGACAAAGTGACAGAGCGCTGGAAGAATGtcatcgtcgagctcggtcgCAGCGTAcctgaggaggagatgatgaaGGTCTATCTCGCTTACATCGACTGGCGAGAAGGACAGGGCATTGGAGTCACTGGGAGCAACGCCGGCGGAGTAGACGAGGTTACTGCCGTTTACATCGACTGCATCGAGCGTCTCAGTGGAATAGGTGGGTTTGAAGTATTGGCTCGCTAACCCATATCAGATCGCGATAATGAGGCTAGAGAGGAGAACCAGGTCTATCTCTTGCTTCGGGCTTGCCTGTTTCTGAAGGCTGCAGGTGAGCTTACGAGAACATCCATAACTCACAAAACAGGCTATGGGGAGCGCGCACTCGCAGTGATGCAAGCCGCCATGGAAGTGTGAGTAGCCGACATATATGCCAGCTAATCACTCAGCACCTTCTTCAAGCCCGCCTACCTTCGACCGCCAATCCCGCCATTCGATCGCGAGCGCTGGTTTAGTGGCATCCTAATGGAGTTTGAGGATTTCTGGGACTCGGAAGTGCCCCGCATCGGTGAACATGGCGCACAGGGTTGGAGGAGCACACACGAGTCCGAGGCAGTTGTTGAACCTCCACCAATCCGGCCGCGAAACCTCGACACCGGGAAGGATGGAGATCCCTACGCCCAGTGGTACCGTGCTGAGCGACGAGCAGAACAGGCCCTCAACCTGCCTGGGCGCGCGAGAGACCTCGACCCTCCTGGTGACGACCCCTTTCACATGATCATGTTCGAGGATGTCGCACCGTTCCTATTTCCTGTGCAGACGCCGCTCGTGCGACTGCAGCTCATCTACGCGTTCTTGAcgttcctcggcctcccaTTCACCCCTCCAGAGGCACCTACATCTTCCCCTTCGGCCAGCGATCCGC from Cutaneotrichosporon cavernicola HIS019 DNA, chromosome: 2 harbors:
- a CDS encoding uncharacterized protein (NRDE-2, necessary for RNA interference), which encodes MSAPAFLSFPDLGETTGDNKLEAGLSDIPAFSSFPDIDSAPKRSEPHVEDHPREGPSKRRRRDDGERPHRDRHNPERGHGRVPERKRSRERESRSSRRDREEGRSRRKEEAHKERSDRHRDDKEYRRERSQSRDREKKDRRDRDYRDRDRDRAEKRSRHDKERDSDERRLEKERRRARDRERAEALKVNDPDDGRAWYETSGLANPAASTASLDWFVDTVGDDDILRYREVATRNPPRYYRDYGGRIFGLSGDVRAVRSREHNSLEVSPFGRPYIPRYSARVIDGSLHKARLLMRPKIAWEGELDADFLPLDTGKRRALQDTEDDLPDYRAITKEQNEDDAEYGDMVAVLGDLPNVEDDLKAQRAEYERRLNTRPDDVEGWIKYSTMHLQDFSVAVVPDDLRDPAKAPQTLANAEVTLSVLQRAFDAHRANFASTALHIAYLRAAEQLWPADKVTERWKNVIVELGRSVPEEEMMKVYLAYIDWREGQGIGVTGSNAGGVDEVTAVYIDCIERLSGIDRDNEAREENQVYLLLRACLFLKAAGYGERALAVMQAAMEVTFFKPAYLRPPIPPFDRERWFSGILMEFEDFWDSEVPRIGEHGAQGWRSTHESEAVVEPPPIRPRNLDTGKDGDPYAQWYRAERRAEQALNLPGRARDLDPPGDDPFHMIMFEDVAPFLFPVQTPLVRLQLIYAFLTFLGLPFTPPEAPTSSPSASDPHLRWPLASNETMRAAFWPPRPTMKRIVWQTVGGTPMEAEQPRTLRSPFGCPAKSWMSERGTLFASDRWFRDVTAADLLHVDVDFTRNVLALMRPLVPDPSFVLSTFAFETALSYKGAVRAAKSILAGDSDNLILWDGYARLEQQRGKLAAARQVYVTALHAAEQRATLAGINKDDLEQDMDELWAAWAEMEYETGDEDLCLQVITMAAGFQRERIAECTSTGYNAQQPSPITMLKSKQHYATASSTSQHQLVLGAIFVTLTDGIEAARDRLLNVVDSLPAGDPRIEETLQLLVKVIFVHNSRHSSPASLMRNVLERAIELCPNNTIFLSLYLFGEGNRRVYGNVHRLTSRLITEDRGIVPLLWAVWAESQGAARTFYDKGGSGAERARRALNQSVNSPKGRQCAGLWLLYIEFEMLMGRPKAAKELCYRAMAAVGGCKDLYLLPFSTLRTQFSSRELREVVELMLERGIRVRVDTQDFWDHDHITDDEDESDDDMVGPVPDDYEYGMLREREVLKPY